From Rutidosis leptorrhynchoides isolate AG116_Rl617_1_P2 chromosome 3, CSIRO_AGI_Rlap_v1, whole genome shotgun sequence, a single genomic window includes:
- the LOC139901844 gene encoding uncharacterized protein, producing MARDESMKKYMMKAKELKTNFDKFSITQIPRSKNNRADALSKLASSVFAHLSKNVLVEVVQCRSIDIMEVNSSSTQDTTWMDPIVEYLKNGTLPTDPNLARKIRIKSPQYSIKNDTLYKKGYLTPWLRCVQPDEAQYVLEEAHFGICGAHDGARTIAQKVARLGYFWPTMYKDATKIIETCQSCQEHAPITRQKQCDMTSISSPWPFH from the coding sequence atggcaCGCGATGAATCAATGAAAAAGTACATGATGAAAGCAAAAGAGTTAAAGACAAACTTTGACAAGTTTTCAATCACACAAATTCCACGCTCAAAAAATAATCGTGCAGACGCTCTCAGCAAGTTAGCATCTTCTGTGTTCGCACACTTATCAAAGAATGTGTTAGTTGAAGTCGTTCAATGTCGAAGCATAGACATCATGGAAGTCAATTCTTCATCTACACAAGATACCACATGGATGGACCCTATTGTCGAGTATCTTAAGAATGGAACCTTGCCGACGGATCCTAATCTTGCTCGTAAAATTAGGATTAAGTCACCTCAGTACTCCATAAAAAATGACACACTATACAAGAAGGGTTACCTCACACCATGGCTTAGATGTGTTCAACCGGATGAGGCGCAATACGTTCTTGAAGAAGCTCATTTTGGCATTTGTGGAGCACATGATGGTGCCAGGACCATCGCCCAAAAAGTAGCTAGATTGGGGTACTTTTGGCCCACAATGTACAAAGATGCAACAAAAATAATTGAAACATGTCAAAGCTGTCAAGAACACGCCCCTATTACTCGTCAAAAGCAATGTGACATGACAAGCATATCAAGCCCTTGGCCGTTCCACTAA
- the LOC139901842 gene encoding uncharacterized protein: MIRGCSHATRTISRRQIFDISFTSKDPVPKNAIGDEPLLIKAEIGGAIVHRIYVDGGSSTEIMYDHCFQLLNDTQKATMQPPTTPLVGFAGQQLWPMCVITLSLTLNDYQGKGNMTIKVEFMVVRAPSPYNVILGRTRLNKLGAIASTIHLLIKFPIPSGIATVLGDTPCIKGCMHTS, from the coding sequence ATGATCCGAGGATGCTCTCATGCAACACGTACCATTTCCAGGAGACAAATCTTTGATATCTCGTTCACTAGCAAAGACCCGGTCCCAAAGAACGCTATAGGTGATGAACCATTGTTGATCAAAGCAGAAATAGGAGGCGCGATAGTTCATCGCATCTATGTAGATGGAGGGAGTTCCACAGAAATAATGTACGATCATTGTTTCCAACTGCTTAATGATACTCAGAAAGCAACGATGCAACCACCAACAACTCCATTGGTGGGATTCGCAGGCCAACAATTATGGCCCATGTGTGTCATTACCCTTTCTCTAACCCTAAATGACTATCAGGGTAAAGGTAACATGACTATTAAAGTAGAGTTCATGGTTGTCCGGGCCCCATCACCCTACAACGTGATACTAGGAAGAACGAGATTGAATAAATTAGGAGCAATTGCCTCCACAATACACTTATTGATCAAATTCCCAATTCCTTCCGGTATCGCCACTGTACTTGGAGACACACCATGCATTAAGGGATGCATGCACACCTCTTGA